The following proteins are co-located in the Ammospiza caudacuta isolate bAmmCau1 chromosome 20, bAmmCau1.pri, whole genome shotgun sequence genome:
- the LOC131566365 gene encoding pinopsin: MESTQDPPNSSTPGPFDGPQWPHQGPRAMYLAVAVLMGLVVASASVLNGLVIVVSIRHKRLRSPLNYILVNLAVANLLVTLCGSSVSLSNNIQGFFVFGERLCQLEGFMVSLTGIVGLWSLAILALERYLVVCRPLGDFRFQRRHAASGCAFTWGWSLFWTTPPLLGWSSYVPEGLRTSCGPNWYTGGSNNSSYILALFVTCFVVPLSLILFSYTNLLLTLRAAAAQQQESDTTQQAEREVTRMVVAMVVAFLTCWLPYTTFALVVATNKDIVIQPALASLPSYFSKTATVYNPIIYVFMNKQFQSCLLGMLCCGYHPRGMGKTSPAAPGPQVAAEGLRNKVTPSHPV; encoded by the exons atggagagcacccaggaccccccaaacagcagcaccccagggccCTTTGATGGCCCCCAGTGGCCCCACCAGGGCCCCAGGGCCATGTACCTGGCAGTGGCCGTGCTCATGGGGCTGGTGGTGGCCTCGGCCTCGGTGCTCAATGGCCTGGTCATCGTGGTGTCCATCCGGCACAAGAGGCTGCGCTCGCCCCTCAATTACATCCTGGTGAACCTGGCCGTGGCCAACCTGCTGGTGACGCTCTGCGGCAGCTCCGTCAGCCTCTCCAACAACATCCAGGGCTTCTTCGTGTTTGGGGAGcgcctctgccagctggagggCTTCATGGTGTCCCTGACAG GCATCGTGGGGCTGTGGTCCCTGGCCATCCTGGCCTTGGAGAGGTACCTGGTGGTCTGCAGACCCCTGGGAGACTTTCGGTTCCAGCGCCGGCACGCTGCCAGCGGCTGTGCCTTCACCTGGGGCTGGTCCCTGTTCTGGACAACCCCacctctgctgggctggagcagctaCGTGCCTGAAG GCCTGAGAACCTCCTGCGGGCCCAACTGGTACACGGGCGGCAGCAACAACAGCAGCTACATCCTGGCCTTGTTTGTCACCTGCTTCGTGGTGCCCCTCAGCCTGATCCTCTTCTCCTACACCAACCTGCTGCTGACCCTGCGGGCA gcagcagcacagcagcaggagtcGGACACGACGCAGCAGGCGGAGCGGGAGGTGACACGCATGGTGGTGGCCATGGTGGTGGCCTTCCTCACCTGCTGGCTGCCCTACACCACCTTTGCGCTGGTGGTGGCCACCAACAAGGACATTGTcatccagccagccctggcatccctgccctcctACTTCTCCAAGACGGCCACGGTCTACAACCCCATCATCTACGTCTTCATGAACAAACAG ttccagagctgcctgctgggaatgctgtgctGTGGTTACCACCCCAGGGGCATGGGGAAAACCTCTCCAGCTGCCCCCGGTCCCCAggtggctgcagaggggctgaggAACAAGGTGACACCATCCCACCCCGTGTGA